In a single window of the Gemmatimonadota bacterium genome:
- a CDS encoding tyrosine-type recombinase/integrase, with the protein MLVDVEFWAHLDELARNCLPDALLWGGITPDAARHQHKKACRALRIDDYRMHDSRHSYAVRHMRAEHDIHMIARNLGHTDATMVLKVYGKYRPNTDDFRRLSSDKRGAQ; encoded by the coding sequence GTGCTGGTCGACGTTGAATTTTGGGCCCACCTGGACGAGCTAGCGCGGAACTGCCTCCCAGACGCCTTGCTCTGGGGAGGGATCACACCCGACGCGGCCCGTCATCAACACAAGAAGGCATGCCGCGCTCTGCGAATCGACGACTACCGGATGCACGACTCACGCCACAGCTACGCGGTCCGGCACATGAGGGCTGAACACGATATCCACATGATCGCCCGGAACCTCGGCCATACCGATGCCACGATGGTGCTCAAGGTCTACGGCAAATACCGCCCAAACACGGACGACTTCCGGCGTCTGTCCAGCGACAAAAGAGGAGCCCAATGA